In Acidimicrobiia bacterium, one genomic interval encodes:
- the aroB gene encoding 3-dehydroquinate synthase — translation MRRVPVELGARSYDVVVGEGAIAELSAVLAGRKRAVVVTQDAIRAHAARVEAALDAAGIVHTALTIGDGEEHKTLATIAELASACAAWGLLRGDAVVAVGGGIVGDVAGFLAASYARGIAVVHVPTSLLAMVDASIGGKTGVNLPEGKNLVGAFHQPLAVLADPTVLATLPEREFRCGLAEVVKYALSDDVELLSVLDGSRAEILKRDPDVLGDVVAQCATDKARVVARDELEQTGERAVLNYGHTLGHALETAGGHVLLHGEAVAIGMVFAVRLASVLERVDASKVDLTVDLLQHYGLPTEALGLNVSVDDVLTLMRRDKKADGGLTFMLPGPHGIERVDDPDPTAVAKALAQVGLT, via the coding sequence GTGAGGCGCGTGCCGGTCGAGCTCGGCGCGCGCTCGTACGACGTCGTCGTCGGCGAGGGCGCGATCGCCGAGCTGAGCGCCGTGCTCGCAGGTCGCAAGCGCGCGGTGGTCGTCACGCAGGACGCGATCCGCGCCCACGCGGCACGCGTCGAAGCCGCGCTGGATGCGGCGGGCATCGTGCACACCGCGCTCACGATCGGCGACGGCGAGGAGCACAAGACGCTCGCGACGATCGCCGAGCTCGCGAGCGCGTGCGCGGCCTGGGGCCTGCTGCGCGGCGACGCGGTCGTGGCGGTCGGCGGCGGCATCGTCGGCGATGTCGCGGGCTTCCTCGCGGCGTCGTACGCGCGCGGGATCGCAGTCGTGCACGTGCCGACGTCGTTGCTCGCGATGGTCGACGCGTCGATCGGCGGCAAGACCGGCGTCAACCTGCCCGAGGGCAAGAACCTCGTCGGTGCGTTCCATCAGCCCCTCGCGGTGCTCGCGGATCCCACGGTTCTCGCGACGCTCCCCGAGCGTGAGTTCCGCTGCGGCCTCGCGGAGGTCGTCAAATACGCCCTGAGCGACGACGTCGAGCTGCTGTCGGTGCTCGACGGCAGCCGCGCCGAGATTCTGAAACGCGATCCCGATGTGCTCGGAGACGTCGTCGCGCAGTGCGCGACCGACAAGGCGCGCGTCGTCGCTCGCGACGAGCTGGAGCAGACGGGCGAGCGCGCCGTCCTCAACTATGGCCACACGCTCGGCCACGCGCTCGAGACTGCGGGCGGCCATGTGCTGCTGCACGGTGAGGCGGTCGCGATCGGCATGGTGTTCGCGGTGCGTCTCGCGTCGGTGCTCGAGCGGGTCGACGCGTCGAAGGTCGACCTGACCGTGGACCTGTTGCAGCACTATGGCCTGCCGACCGAGGCGCTCGGTCTCAACGTGTCCGTCGATGACGTGCTCACGCTCATGCGCCGGGACAAGAAGGCCGATGGAGGACTCACGTTCATGCTGCCCGGGCCGCACGGCATCGAACGCGTCGACGATCCCGACCCCACGGCCGTGGCCAAGGCCCTCGCGCAGGTGGGACTGACATGA
- a CDS encoding DUF58 domain-containing protein, with the protein MSPAPAPTPTPTSPRAPRVVEERRPPGEMTAAGLGMLLLGVYSLAQGAQGEHDGLVAVGAFAFAVVIVGIVWPIFALRRVDVSVTGPRDATVGDRITLPITLAGRVSRLEVRLLDPPGEWRRTVAPGRGELVHIAARRGVFRVVRVEIRGGGPLGIFLRRRTLWSRLPVPVTVGPRPLPMRYEPQALPTGSALSVAAAPGAPGGDAVRAVRPYAPGDAARLVHWPTSARLGTLAIRELEPPAIIGVAIVVDGRGTELEPEMAASRAAGLGRAALRGGAHVLLLTCEQGGPVVAPVTSPLELGRRLARVVPGEPPEPPIGWPAVRIDGR; encoded by the coding sequence GTGAGTCCGGCGCCCGCGCCGACACCGACACCGACATCTCCGCGCGCGCCGCGCGTCGTCGAGGAGCGCCGGCCACCGGGCGAGATGACCGCCGCCGGGCTCGGGATGCTGCTGCTCGGCGTCTACTCGCTCGCGCAGGGTGCGCAGGGCGAGCACGACGGGCTGGTCGCGGTCGGTGCGTTCGCGTTCGCGGTCGTCATCGTCGGCATCGTGTGGCCGATCTTCGCGTTGCGGCGCGTCGACGTGTCGGTGACGGGCCCGCGCGACGCGACCGTCGGCGATCGCATCACGTTGCCGATCACCTTGGCGGGGCGCGTCTCCCGGCTCGAGGTGCGCCTGCTCGACCCGCCGGGGGAGTGGCGACGCACGGTCGCACCGGGTCGCGGCGAGCTCGTGCACATCGCCGCGCGCCGCGGTGTGTTCAGAGTCGTGCGCGTCGAGATACGCGGCGGTGGTCCGCTCGGCATCTTCCTGCGCCGGCGCACGCTCTGGTCGCGGCTGCCGGTGCCGGTCACCGTCGGCCCCCGTCCGCTGCCGATGCGCTACGAGCCGCAGGCGTTGCCGACCGGCTCCGCACTCTCGGTCGCGGCCGCGCCGGGCGCGCCGGGCGGCGACGCCGTGCGCGCGGTGCGGCCGTACGCGCCCGGTGACGCGGCGCGTCTCGTCCACTGGCCCACGAGCGCGCGCCTCGGCACGCTCGCGATCCGCGAGCTCGAGCCGCCCGCGATCATCGGCGTCGCGATCGTGGTCGATGGTCGCGGCACCGAGCTCGAACCCGAGATGGCCGCGAGCCGCGCCGCGGGTTTGGGCCGCGCCGCGCTCCGCGGCGGCGCGCACGTGCTGTTGCTGACCTGCGAGCAGGGCGGTCCGGTGGTCGCGCCGGTGACGAGCCCGCTCGAGCTCGGGCGCCGGCTCGCGCGCGTGGTGCCCGGCGAGCCGCCCGAGCCGCCGATCGGGTGGCCGGCCGTCCGGATCGACGGCCGATGA
- the aroQ gene encoding type II 3-dehydroquinate dehydratase: MSTILLLSGPNLNLLGDREPEVYGTTTLAELVEDARIEAKAYGHDVEHAQSNHEGELIDAIHGARGRCAAIVFNPGAFTHYAYALADALAAYEGVVVELHLSNPHAREPWRHTSVIAPVATGTIAGFGGAGYRLAIRAVAEKLEETS; this comes from the coding sequence ATGAGCACGATTCTCCTGTTGAGCGGTCCGAACCTGAACCTGCTCGGCGATCGCGAGCCCGAGGTGTACGGCACGACGACGCTCGCGGAGCTCGTCGAGGACGCGCGCATCGAGGCGAAGGCCTACGGCCACGACGTCGAGCACGCACAGTCGAACCACGAGGGCGAGCTCATCGACGCGATCCACGGCGCGCGCGGCCGCTGCGCGGCGATCGTGTTCAACCCCGGCGCGTTCACGCACTACGCGTACGCGCTCGCCGACGCGCTCGCGGCATACGAGGGCGTCGTCGTCGAGCTGCACCTGTCGAACCCGCACGCACGCGAGCCCTGGAGGCACACGAGCGTGATCGCCCCCGTCGCCACCGGCACGATCGCCGGCTTCGGCGGCGCGGGCTACCGCCTCGCGATCCGCGCGGTCGCCGAGAAACTGGAGGAGACGTCGTGA
- the clpS gene encoding ATP-dependent Clp protease adapter ClpS produces the protein MVRATTIPQRVDEPIIEEVVVPDVPWIALVWNDPVNLMSYVVYVFQKLFGYSREKATRLMLQVHQEGKAVVSSGTREKIEADVARLHGHGLWATMQKDS, from the coding sequence ATGGTGCGCGCGACGACGATTCCGCAACGCGTCGACGAGCCGATCATCGAGGAAGTCGTCGTTCCCGATGTGCCGTGGATCGCGCTCGTGTGGAACGACCCGGTGAATCTGATGTCGTACGTCGTGTACGTGTTCCAGAAGCTGTTCGGCTATTCGCGCGAGAAGGCGACGCGGCTCATGCTCCAGGTGCACCAGGAGGGCAAGGCGGTCGTGTCGAGCGGGACGCGCGAGAAGATCGAAGCCGACGTCGCGCGCCTCCACGGCCACGGTCTCTGGGCGACGATGCAGAAGGATTCGTAG
- the aroC gene encoding chorismate synthase, whose protein sequence is MLRFLTAGESHGPALVVIVEGLPAGLPVLIDDIGAELARRRLGYGRGPRMRFERDELEFLGGVRHGRTLGSPVAIEIHNSEWATGKWNDEMSAAPGATEKPLTQPRPGHADLAGMQKYGFRDARDVLERASARETAARVAAGALAKLLLTQMGIDVLSHVVELGGVRVAADVRPKPGDLEQVDASEVRCFDPATEAAMIDAIKAAARDGDSLGGVVEVVGYGVPPGLGSHVHYDRRIDGLLAGALMSIQAMKAVEIGDGFEVAQRRGSEAHDAITWNEAEGYQRESHRAGGVEGGMTTGAPVIARVAMKPLATLNRPTLKTVDVETKEATVSFKERTDVTAVPAAGVVAETMVALVLASEALRKFGGDSVPELLANHAHYIANLS, encoded by the coding sequence GTGCTCCGCTTTTTGACCGCGGGTGAATCCCACGGGCCGGCCCTGGTGGTCATCGTCGAGGGCCTGCCCGCGGGCCTCCCCGTCCTCATCGACGACATCGGCGCCGAGCTCGCGCGCCGGCGCCTCGGCTACGGCCGCGGCCCGCGCATGCGCTTCGAGCGCGACGAGCTCGAGTTCCTCGGCGGTGTCCGTCACGGCCGCACGCTCGGCTCGCCGGTCGCGATCGAGATCCACAACTCGGAGTGGGCCACGGGGAAGTGGAACGACGAGATGTCGGCCGCGCCCGGCGCGACCGAGAAGCCGTTGACGCAGCCGCGCCCGGGCCACGCCGATCTCGCGGGCATGCAGAAGTACGGCTTCCGCGACGCGCGCGACGTGCTCGAGCGCGCCAGCGCGCGCGAGACCGCGGCGCGCGTCGCGGCGGGTGCGCTCGCGAAGCTTCTGCTCACGCAGATGGGCATCGACGTGCTGTCACACGTCGTCGAGCTCGGTGGTGTGCGTGTCGCGGCCGACGTGCGACCGAAGCCGGGCGATCTCGAACAGGTCGACGCGTCCGAGGTGCGGTGCTTCGATCCCGCGACCGAGGCCGCGATGATCGACGCGATCAAGGCCGCGGCGCGCGACGGCGACTCGCTCGGTGGTGTAGTCGAGGTCGTCGGCTACGGCGTCCCGCCGGGGCTCGGTTCGCACGTGCACTACGACCGCCGCATCGACGGCTTGCTCGCGGGCGCGCTGATGAGCATCCAGGCGATGAAGGCGGTCGAGATCGGCGACGGCTTCGAAGTCGCGCAACGTCGAGGCAGCGAAGCGCACGACGCGATCACGTGGAACGAGGCCGAGGGCTACCAGCGCGAGTCGCATCGCGCGGGCGGGGTCGAGGGCGGCATGACGACCGGCGCGCCGGTGATCGCGCGGGTCGCGATGAAGCCGCTCGCGACGTTGAACCGACCGACGCTGAAGACCGTGGATGTCGAGACGAAGGAAGCGACGGTCTCGTTCAAGGAGCGGACCGACGTCACCGCGGTGCCCGCCGCGGGCGTCGTCGCAGAGACGATGGTCGCGCTCGTGCTCGCGTCCGAGGCGCTGCGCAAGTTCGGTGGCGACTCGGTACCCGAGTTGCTCGCGAACCACGCGCACTACATCGCGAACCTGTCGTGA
- the pilO gene encoding type 4a pilus biogenesis protein PilO: MKSRAVILGVLATIVVAMIWNLLIFAPKGRSLKHAKADTQTAQQLGASLQATLTRLQDISRNGPAIAAELDKLSAAVPASPDLDGFILSANQIADTSGIDWLSVSPSVAQAGTTSDVSVIPLSIQIKGGFFQVLDYLNRLEDMGRLVVVDGISISSTATATASGPPVLSVTLTARMFTRAAPPAPAGSTPTGSTVSPSTPPASGSSSGETSTTAQVQ, encoded by the coding sequence ATGAAGTCGCGCGCGGTCATCCTCGGAGTGCTCGCCACGATCGTCGTCGCGATGATCTGGAACCTGCTGATCTTCGCGCCGAAGGGCCGATCGCTGAAGCACGCGAAGGCGGACACGCAGACGGCACAGCAGCTCGGCGCGTCGTTGCAGGCGACGCTCACGCGGCTGCAGGACATCAGCCGCAACGGGCCTGCGATCGCCGCGGAGCTCGACAAGCTCAGCGCGGCCGTGCCCGCGTCGCCCGACCTCGACGGCTTCATCCTCTCGGCGAACCAGATCGCCGACACGTCGGGCATCGACTGGCTGTCGGTGTCGCCATCGGTCGCGCAGGCGGGCACGACGAGCGACGTCTCGGTCATCCCGCTGAGCATCCAGATCAAGGGCGGCTTCTTCCAGGTGCTCGACTACCTCAACCGGCTCGAGGACATGGGGCGCCTCGTCGTCGTCGACGGCATCAGCATCTCGTCGACGGCGACCGCCACCGCGTCGGGGCCGCCCGTGCTCTCGGTCACGCTCACGGCGCGCATGTTCACGCGCGCGGCGCCGCCCGCGCCCGCGGGTTCGACGCCGACCGGTTCGACAGTGAGTCCTTCGACGCCACCGGCGAGCGGCAGCTCGAGCGGCGAGACCTCGACGACTGCGCAGGTGCAGTGA
- a CDS encoding Xaa-Pro peptidase family protein: MTTGLAPLQTAGRIDRLREHFGELEVDALLVTRLPNIRYLTGFTGSAALLLVLPSGATFVTDGRYGEQSRTQLAAAGVDAQVEVRITASEQRAALAHAANGVRRLGLEDNGVTWAQQRELAAAFAPIDLVPAGAVVEELRRVKDDGEVDRIAAACAIADDAFVSLLPRLADRPTEREFALALEFAMRERGATHMSFDPIIAAGPNGAMPHSRPSDRPIERGELVVCDFGCIVDGYCSDMTRTVSVGDPGADARRLYDLVLASQQAGRDAVASGVGCVDVDRVCRDVISDAGYGEAFSHGTGHGVGLEIHEAPRVAASAAGTLLVGDVVTVEPGVYLPGVGGVRIEDTVVVTATGSRPLTHTPKDLVL, encoded by the coding sequence ATGACGACTGGCCTCGCGCCGTTGCAGACCGCGGGCCGAATCGACCGCCTGCGCGAGCACTTCGGCGAGCTGGAGGTCGACGCGCTCCTCGTGACGCGCCTGCCCAACATCCGCTATCTCACGGGCTTCACCGGCTCGGCCGCGCTGTTGCTCGTGCTGCCGTCGGGCGCGACGTTCGTGACCGACGGTCGCTACGGCGAGCAGTCGCGCACGCAGCTCGCCGCCGCGGGCGTCGACGCGCAGGTCGAGGTCCGCATCACCGCGTCCGAGCAGCGCGCGGCGCTCGCCCACGCCGCGAATGGCGTCCGGCGCCTCGGGCTCGAGGACAACGGAGTCACGTGGGCGCAGCAGCGCGAGCTCGCCGCCGCGTTCGCGCCGATCGACCTCGTTCCCGCGGGTGCGGTCGTCGAAGAGCTGCGGCGGGTGAAGGACGACGGCGAGGTCGATCGCATCGCGGCCGCGTGCGCGATCGCCGACGACGCGTTCGTGTCGCTGCTGCCGCGCCTCGCAGACCGGCCGACCGAGCGCGAGTTCGCGCTCGCGCTCGAGTTCGCGATGCGCGAGCGCGGCGCGACGCACATGAGCTTCGATCCGATCATCGCCGCGGGACCCAACGGCGCGATGCCGCACTCGCGGCCGTCGGACCGTCCGATCGAACGCGGTGAGCTGGTCGTGTGCGACTTCGGTTGCATCGTCGACGGCTACTGCTCCGACATGACGCGCACCGTGAGCGTCGGCGATCCCGGTGCCGACGCCCGCCGGCTCTACGACCTCGTGCTCGCGAGCCAGCAGGCAGGGCGCGACGCGGTCGCGTCCGGCGTGGGTTGCGTCGACGTCGACCGGGTGTGTCGCGACGTGATCTCCGACGCCGGATACGGCGAGGCGTTCTCGCACGGCACCGGCCACGGCGTGGGCCTGGAGATCCACGAAGCACCGCGTGTGGCCGCATCGGCAGCTGGTACCTTGCTCGTCGGCGACGTCGTGACCGTCGAGCCCGGTGTGTACCTGCCGGGCGTGGGCGGCGTCCGCATCGAGGACACCGTCGTCGTCACCGCGACGGGCTCGCGGCCCCTGACGCACACCCCGAAGGATCTCGTCCTGTGA
- a CDS encoding MoxR family ATPase, producing the protein MQTSPSSPAERGDPAAAGDSGAADAAALGGAVVPVGLHPVANGEGARAALRVASALFTTVSAAVRGKDEAVRLALVALLSGSHLLVEDVPGTGKTLLGKSLAAAIGGKFGRVQCTPDLLPSDLTGTSVYSPATGNWDFRSGPVFANVVLVDEINRASPRTQAALLEPMEERQVTVDGATHALPDPCFMIATQNPLGTTGTFPLPESQLDRFGVVLTMGLPGRDAEREILTGAGGASVLPSIDAVTTPMELRVVIAGVRELYCAPPVLEYVLDAAAAVRAHPDVVLGASPRATLAMFHAAQAHATICRRHYVVPDDVQAVAPAVLAHRLVFGAGVDVAAGTATVREVLDALPVPRP; encoded by the coding sequence ATGCAGACCTCACCGAGCAGCCCGGCCGAACGCGGGGACCCGGCGGCCGCCGGCGACTCGGGCGCGGCCGACGCCGCGGCGCTCGGCGGCGCGGTGGTGCCGGTCGGCCTGCACCCGGTCGCCAACGGCGAGGGCGCGCGCGCCGCGCTTCGCGTCGCGTCGGCCCTGTTCACGACGGTCTCGGCCGCGGTGCGCGGCAAAGACGAAGCGGTGCGCCTCGCGCTCGTCGCACTCCTGTCGGGCAGCCACCTCCTCGTCGAGGACGTGCCCGGCACCGGAAAGACGCTGCTCGGCAAGAGCCTCGCGGCCGCGATCGGCGGCAAGTTCGGCCGCGTGCAGTGCACACCCGACCTCTTGCCGTCCGATCTCACCGGGACGTCCGTGTACTCGCCGGCGACCGGCAACTGGGACTTCCGGTCGGGCCCGGTGTTCGCGAACGTCGTGCTCGTCGACGAGATCAACCGCGCGTCGCCGCGCACGCAGGCCGCGCTGCTCGAGCCGATGGAAGAGCGCCAGGTGACCGTCGACGGCGCGACCCACGCGCTGCCCGATCCCTGCTTCATGATCGCGACGCAGAACCCGCTCGGCACGACCGGCACGTTCCCGCTGCCCGAGAGCCAGCTCGACCGCTTCGGTGTCGTGCTCACGATGGGGTTGCCCGGTCGCGACGCCGAGCGCGAGATCCTCACCGGCGCGGGCGGCGCGAGCGTGCTGCCGTCGATCGACGCGGTCACGACGCCGATGGAGTTGCGCGTCGTGATCGCGGGCGTGCGCGAGCTCTACTGCGCGCCACCGGTGCTCGAGTACGTGCTCGACGCCGCGGCCGCGGTGCGCGCGCACCCCGACGTCGTGCTCGGCGCGTCGCCGCGCGCGACGCTCGCGATGTTCCACGCCGCACAGGCGCACGCGACGATCTGCCGCCGTCACTACGTCGTGCCCGACGACGTGCAGGCGGTGGCCCCCGCGGTGCTCGCGCACCGGCTCGTGTTCGGCGCCGGCGTCGACGTCGCCGCGGGTACCGCGACCGTGCGCGAAGTCCTCGACGCGTTGCCCGTTCCGCGTCCGTGA
- the efp gene encoding elongation factor P, with amino-acid sequence MALNLPEGLVTVVDFQHVKPGKGGAFVRTKLKNVRTGAVIDRTYRADEKLGLATIDKRDMQFLYREAEEYVFMDNETYDQMHVTPVTLGDAVNYLKEGDSVVLPMYNGEIVGVDLPAAVVLEVSETEPGIQGDRVSGARKPATLETGLVVQVPLFVETGEKIKVDTRTGDYLARA; translated from the coding sequence ATGGCGCTGAACCTGCCGGAAGGCCTCGTGACCGTCGTCGACTTCCAGCACGTGAAGCCGGGCAAGGGCGGCGCGTTCGTGCGCACGAAGCTCAAGAACGTGCGCACCGGCGCGGTGATCGACCGCACCTACCGCGCCGACGAGAAGCTCGGCCTCGCGACCATCGACAAGCGCGACATGCAGTTCCTCTACCGAGAGGCGGAGGAGTACGTCTTCATGGACAACGAGACGTACGACCAGATGCACGTCACGCCGGTCACGCTCGGCGACGCGGTGAACTACCTGAAGGAAGGCGACAGCGTCGTCCTGCCGATGTACAACGGCGAGATCGTCGGCGTGGATCTGCCGGCGGCGGTGGTCCTCGAGGTGAGTGAGACGGAGCCCGGCATCCAGGGCGACCGCGTGTCGGGCGCGCGCAAGCCCGCGACGCTCGAGACGGGCCTCGTCGTGCAGGTGCCACTCTTCGTCGAGACCGGCGAGAAGATCAAGGTCGACACCCGCACGGGTGACTATCTCGCCCGCGCCTGA
- a CDS encoding shikimate kinase: MSEERARHLVLVGMMGAGKSTVGKRCANQLDRAFVDTDEIVATVGGASVAQIFSRDGEAAFRALERTAVADACASPVPAVIAVGGGAVLDADNRHRLRGAGFVVWLHAPVEQLVRHVGDGRTRPLLAGDKQGTLRRLDALRRPAYEAAAHATVDTGGLSLAESADAVLAAFAATVERAS; the protein is encoded by the coding sequence GTGAGCGAGGAGCGAGCGCGGCACCTCGTGCTCGTCGGCATGATGGGCGCAGGGAAGTCGACGGTGGGAAAGCGGTGCGCGAACCAACTCGACCGCGCGTTCGTCGACACCGACGAGATCGTGGCCACGGTCGGCGGTGCGTCGGTGGCGCAGATCTTCTCGCGCGACGGCGAGGCCGCATTCCGTGCGTTGGAGCGCACCGCGGTGGCCGACGCGTGCGCATCGCCCGTGCCCGCGGTCATCGCGGTCGGCGGGGGCGCGGTGCTCGACGCCGACAATCGACACCGCTTGCGCGGCGCGGGATTCGTCGTGTGGTTGCACGCGCCCGTCGAGCAGCTCGTGCGCCACGTCGGCGACGGCCGGACCCGCCCGCTGCTCGCGGGAGACAAGCAGGGAACGCTGCGCCGGCTCGACGCGCTGCGCCGGCCCGCCTACGAAGCCGCCGCGCACGCGACCGTCGACACCGGCGGCCTCTCGCTCGCAGAATCAGCCGACGCGGTGCTCGCCGCGTTCGCGGCGACCGTGGAGCGCGCGTCGTGA
- the nusB gene encoding transcription antitermination factor NusB, protein MPTRREARERALGLVYEAEMRGIDVGAVIGEQLVLPDDYACYLVEGVAEHGDEIDALLRKYSEHWALERMPVVDRTLLRLSTFELGWVREVPAAAVIAEAVELAKQYSTRDSGRFVNGLLGRIAEQLRGV, encoded by the coding sequence GTGCCGACGCGACGCGAAGCGAGGGAGCGGGCGCTCGGCCTGGTGTACGAGGCCGAGATGCGCGGCATCGACGTGGGCGCCGTCATCGGCGAACAGCTCGTGTTGCCGGACGACTACGCGTGCTACCTCGTCGAAGGCGTTGCCGAGCACGGCGACGAGATCGACGCGTTGCTGCGCAAGTACTCCGAGCACTGGGCGCTCGAGCGCATGCCCGTCGTCGACCGCACGTTGCTGCGGCTGTCGACGTTCGAGCTCGGCTGGGTCCGCGAAGTGCCGGCCGCCGCGGTGATCGCGGAGGCGGTCGAGCTCGCCAAGCAGTACTCGACGCGCGACTCGGGACGGTTCGTGAACGGCTTGCTCGGACGGATTGCCGAGCAGCTGCGCGGCGTGTGA
- a CDS encoding DUF2017 family protein — protein MARYHWVHRDRGGRIVVRLEPIEAETLVAIAADLRTVLEEGNADDPVAQRLFPRAYLDPTEETAETQWEALVHPDLLRSRLDALAALTDSLRSAEPNRKGLLEIELDEERQGQWLGVLNDARLALGTALDIKEETELEHYDADDPQRGPFLLYHALTALQGELIDALLS, from the coding sequence GTGGCCCGCTACCACTGGGTGCACCGCGACCGCGGTGGGCGGATCGTCGTGCGGCTCGAGCCGATCGAGGCCGAGACGCTGGTCGCGATCGCGGCCGATCTCCGCACGGTGCTCGAAGAGGGGAACGCGGACGACCCGGTCGCGCAGCGCCTCTTCCCGCGGGCCTACCTCGATCCCACCGAGGAAACCGCCGAGACGCAGTGGGAGGCGCTCGTCCACCCGGACCTGCTGCGGTCGCGCCTCGACGCGCTCGCCGCGCTCACGGACTCGTTGCGGTCGGCCGAGCCGAATCGCAAGGGGCTGCTCGAGATCGAGCTCGACGAGGAGCGCCAGGGCCAGTGGCTCGGTGTGCTGAACGACGCCCGGCTCGCGCTCGGGACCGCCCTCGACATCAAAGAGGAGACGGAGCTCGAGCACTACGACGCCGACGACCCCCAGCGCGGGCCGTTCCTGCTGTACCACGCGCTCACCGCGCTGCAAGGCGAGCTCATCGACGCGTTGCTTTCTTGA
- the pilM gene encoding type IV pilus assembly protein PilM, translating into MARGVIGLDVGTNAVTVAEVVPGTPPRLVAFGQVALARDVMREGEIVDPEGVTSAIARLRTELGLRRARVRVGLASPRLIVRQVEMPVMTREELAGALRFQAQELIPIPLDEAVIDFAILGTVENDAGESVMQVLLAAAHSATVTRLVDAVEGAGLGVESVDLVPLALIRALGHAVSDNGSGAEGIVSFGGGVTCVVVHENGIPRFVRVLGSGGRELTDAVSAGLELPFETAESVKRQVGNVSDDVVARARLALERPLAAVLDEVRSSLDYYRNQPGAARLLRVVTTGGGALLPGLVDRLSTLVGLPVQMAEPRAQLTVGDIGFDEAELPRLDPYLPVAVGLALPAGPTGAAIDLLPHGTRGTNARTRAVAMTAAGLAGLVVLLAIPTIARQHSISHEHHLLAEQQAHNLELQTKIGQLADAQAKQSQLDALQAQITGLLSTDVSWSRMLQDIARTIPNDVWLTSFQGTVTPATAVTPSTPPATASSTTTGSGRPVTTPTTAPAVTASDLSGTVNFSAVGTDYPAVAAWLKMISELPSLSDLWVPNISEAKLGDQNVVNFSSTANLTPSARSNRLEHYTEDTKR; encoded by the coding sequence GTGGCCCGCGGCGTGATCGGCCTCGACGTCGGCACCAACGCGGTCACGGTCGCCGAGGTCGTGCCGGGGACACCGCCGCGCCTCGTCGCGTTCGGTCAGGTCGCGCTCGCTCGCGACGTCATGCGCGAAGGCGAGATCGTCGACCCCGAAGGCGTCACCTCCGCGATCGCGCGGCTGCGCACCGAGCTCGGCCTGCGCCGCGCCCGCGTGCGCGTCGGCCTCGCGAGCCCGCGCCTCATCGTGCGCCAGGTCGAGATGCCGGTGATGACCCGCGAGGAGCTCGCGGGCGCGCTGCGCTTCCAGGCTCAAGAGCTCATCCCGATCCCGCTCGACGAGGCCGTCATCGACTTCGCGATCCTCGGGACCGTCGAGAACGACGCCGGCGAGTCCGTGATGCAGGTGCTGCTCGCGGCCGCGCACTCGGCCACCGTCACGCGACTCGTCGATGCGGTCGAGGGCGCGGGCCTCGGAGTCGAGTCGGTCGACCTGGTTCCGCTCGCGCTCATTCGCGCGCTCGGTCACGCGGTCAGTGACAACGGTTCCGGAGCCGAGGGCATCGTCTCGTTCGGCGGTGGCGTCACGTGCGTCGTCGTGCACGAGAACGGCATCCCGCGCTTCGTGCGCGTGCTCGGCAGCGGTGGTCGCGAGCTGACCGACGCGGTCTCGGCCGGTCTCGAGCTGCCGTTCGAGACGGCGGAGTCGGTCAAGCGCCAGGTCGGCAACGTGTCCGACGACGTCGTCGCGCGCGCCCGCCTCGCGCTCGAGCGCCCGCTCGCCGCCGTGCTCGACGAGGTGCGCTCGTCGCTCGACTACTACCGCAACCAGCCCGGTGCCGCGCGGCTGCTGCGCGTCGTCACGACCGGCGGTGGCGCGCTGCTGCCCGGCCTCGTCGACCGCCTCTCGACGCTCGTCGGCCTGCCGGTGCAGATGGCCGAACCGCGCGCGCAGCTCACCGTCGGCGACATCGGCTTCGACGAAGCCGAGCTGCCTCGCCTCGACCCGTACCTTCCGGTCGCCGTCGGTCTCGCCCTGCCCGCGGGTCCGACCGGCGCCGCGATCGACCTGCTGCCGCACGGCACGCGGGGAACGAACGCGCGCACGCGCGCCGTCGCGATGACCGCCGCGGGGCTCGCGGGCCTCGTCGTGCTGCTCGCGATCCCGACGATCGCGCGTCAGCACTCGATCTCGCACGAGCACCATCTGCTCGCCGAGCAGCAAGCGCACAATCTCGAGCTGCAGACCAAGATCGGTCAGCTCGCCGACGCGCAGGCGAAGCAGTCGCAGCTCGACGCGCTGCAGGCGCAGATCACCGGACTGCTGTCGACCGACGTGTCGTGGAGCCGGATGCTGCAGGACATCGCGCGCACGATCCCGAACGACGTGTGGCTCACCAGCTTCCAGGGCACGGTGACGCCGGCGACGGCCGTGACGCCGTCGACTCCGCCCGCGACCGCGTCGTCGACGACGACGGGGTCAGGCCGTCCGGTCACGACCCCGACGACGGCTCCTGCGGTGACGGCGAGCGATCTCAGCGGCACCGTGAACTTCAGCGCGGTCGGCACCGACTACCCCGCGGTCGCGGCGTGGCTCAAGATGATCTCGGAGCTGCCGTCGCTGTCGGACCTCTGGGTGCCGAACATCAGCGAGGCGAAGCTCGGTGACCAGAACGTCGTGAACTTCTCGTCGACCGCGAACCTCACGCCGTCGGCGCGCTCGAACCGGCTCGAGCACTACACCGAGGACACGAAGCGATGA